A single window of uncultured Pseudodesulfovibrio sp. DNA harbors:
- a CDS encoding ATP-binding protein codes for MHEIVIISGKGGAGKTSITGAFSHLADKAILCDLDVDAPDLHLLLDPKHETEESFKSGNEAVIDNELCAGCGQCAELCRFNAITQKDGLFTVAPMLCEGCKLCVALCPTEAIDFPERHCGQWYVSQTRFGQMVHAQLFPGEENSGRLVTLLKQRAREMAEEQGLNLVLCDGAPGIGCPVISSMAGTDLAVAVTEPTLSGLHDLKRVAELCDGFRTKVAVLINKWDINPDLSEQIETYCNEKGYTVIGRFPHDKKVVDSMLNRQVITEYEDGELSKTLKQAWSDILDMLKDIKK; via the coding sequence ATGCATGAGATCGTTATTATCAGCGGTAAAGGTGGTGCAGGGAAAACCTCCATTACCGGTGCTTTCTCACATCTCGCGGACAAAGCAATCTTGTGCGATCTGGATGTGGACGCCCCTGACCTGCATCTGCTCCTCGACCCCAAGCATGAAACCGAAGAATCATTCAAGTCCGGTAATGAAGCGGTTATCGACAATGAACTGTGTGCCGGTTGCGGCCAATGCGCGGAACTCTGTCGATTCAACGCCATCACCCAGAAGGACGGCCTTTTCACTGTCGCCCCGATGCTGTGTGAAGGATGCAAGCTCTGTGTGGCCCTTTGTCCGACCGAAGCGATTGATTTCCCGGAAAGACACTGTGGACAATGGTATGTTTCACAGACCAGATTTGGCCAGATGGTCCACGCCCAGCTCTTTCCCGGTGAAGAAAATTCAGGCCGACTCGTCACTCTGCTCAAACAGAGAGCACGTGAAATGGCAGAAGAGCAAGGATTGAATCTGGTGTTGTGCGACGGTGCTCCCGGTATCGGTTGCCCTGTCATCAGCTCCATGGCCGGCACCGACCTTGCCGTTGCGGTCACCGAACCCACCCTTTCCGGCCTGCACGATCTCAAACGTGTTGCCGAATTGTGTGATGGATTCCGTACCAAGGTCGCCGTTCTGATCAACAAATGGGACATCAACCCTGATCTTTCAGAGCAAATTGAAACATACTGCAATGAAAAGGGATATACCGTTATAGGACGATTCCCTCATGATAAAAAAGTGGTCGACTCCATGTTGAACCGCCAAGTTATTACGGAATATGAAGACGGTGAACTCTCAAAAACGCTCAAGCAGGCATGGTCGGATATTCTGGACATGCTCAAAGACATAAAAAAGTAA
- a CDS encoding ATP-binding protein, whose product MIYAVASGKGGTGKTTMSSSLAALWDSPITLVDLDVEEPNLHLFLKPDLDDIQKAYIEVPEADEDKCTKCRACADICQFKAITIMADTLLTFPEMCHGCGACLEVCPEGALTPGKRELGEICRGTTNGNKFIMGRLRIGEAMSPPLMRQIRTEFPALSAEGDILIDAPPGVSCPAIAAVMDADCIVLVTEPTPFGFHDFKLAWEAFKPMGKPMGAVINRAGIGDNTVQEFCRENDIPVWAEIPYSRDVAEAYSKGEVIAKALKPLESTFTALRESMRTAAVEAKETRHA is encoded by the coding sequence GTGATATACGCCGTAGCCAGCGGCAAGGGCGGCACGGGCAAGACGACAATGTCGTCATCCCTGGCCGCCTTGTGGGACTCTCCCATCACTCTGGTGGATTTGGACGTCGAAGAACCAAATTTGCATCTCTTCCTGAAGCCTGATCTGGACGATATCCAGAAGGCGTACATCGAGGTGCCCGAGGCCGACGAAGACAAATGCACCAAGTGCCGGGCCTGTGCCGACATTTGCCAATTCAAAGCGATAACAATCATGGCCGACACCCTGCTCACATTCCCGGAAATGTGCCATGGATGCGGAGCCTGTCTTGAAGTCTGCCCGGAAGGCGCACTCACTCCAGGAAAACGGGAACTCGGTGAAATATGCCGGGGCACGACGAACGGTAATAAATTCATCATGGGACGTCTCCGCATTGGCGAAGCAATGAGTCCTCCTCTTATGCGACAAATTCGTACTGAATTCCCGGCTCTCAGCGCCGAAGGCGACATCCTTATCGATGCCCCTCCCGGCGTAAGCTGTCCGGCCATCGCCGCAGTTATGGACGCAGACTGCATTGTGCTCGTCACGGAACCCACTCCTTTCGGATTCCATGATTTCAAACTCGCTTGGGAAGCATTCAAACCTATGGGAAAACCTATGGGCGCGGTCATCAACAGGGCTGGAATTGGCGACAACACTGTGCAAGAGTTCTGTCGGGAAAACGACATTCCCGTATGGGCTGAAATCCCTTATTCCCGCGATGTAGCTGAGGCCTACTCCAAAGGCGAAGTTATCGCCAAGGCTCTCAAGCCGTTGGAATCAACCTTCACCGCCCTACGCGAAAGCATGCGGACAGCAGCCGTTGAAGCCAAGGAGACACGCCATGCATGA
- a CDS encoding transporter substrate-binding domain-containing protein gives MLIYMYFLNGKSLIASGHKAVITLTILLAMFSITGPSGSAASARDNDWYREHGVTVINPTNSAPLSFQGVNGDPKGYLIDIWKKWSDKTGIPVTFQFEEWAKTIPLVADGEYDIHGGLFINDERAKSLDFSRSFHELESALLVKAEYDADLSTIYDTYIVGVLKGGYTEYFLRKNKINITVKKFSTNEDIAKALANDTIQAAAGDHPVLGFEVGKKGGGHGLIVKQILFTKNIHGAVTKGNRVLLNLMNQGFSDISMAEYKNIASHWFVFHAKKTEWVRYGLIAVTILFIAVITSILLGRSKAGLDFEE, from the coding sequence ATGTTGATCTATATGTATTTCCTGAACGGCAAATCTCTTATCGCCAGCGGGCACAAAGCAGTCATAACGCTGACCATACTCCTTGCCATGTTTTCTATAACAGGGCCGTCTGGGAGTGCAGCTTCAGCGCGGGATAATGATTGGTATCGCGAACATGGTGTCACTGTGATAAATCCAACCAATTCCGCCCCGCTCTCTTTTCAGGGAGTCAACGGGGATCCCAAGGGGTACCTCATTGATATTTGGAAAAAATGGTCGGACAAAACTGGTATTCCCGTTACATTCCAATTTGAAGAATGGGCAAAAACCATTCCCCTTGTTGCCGACGGTGAATACGACATTCACGGCGGCCTTTTCATCAATGATGAGCGTGCTAAATCCCTCGATTTCAGCAGATCCTTTCATGAGCTTGAATCTGCTCTACTTGTCAAAGCCGAATATGACGCTGATCTCTCGACAATCTATGACACCTATATTGTTGGCGTTCTAAAAGGAGGTTATACTGAATATTTTTTACGCAAAAATAAAATCAACATTACAGTCAAAAAATTCTCCACAAACGAAGATATAGCAAAGGCTCTTGCAAATGATACGATTCAGGCTGCTGCCGGAGATCATCCCGTTCTTGGTTTTGAAGTAGGGAAAAAGGGAGGTGGGCACGGTCTCATCGTCAAACAAATACTTTTTACGAAAAACATTCACGGAGCTGTTACCAAAGGGAATAGGGTCCTTCTGAATCTCATGAATCAAGGATTTTCAGACATCTCCATGGCCGAATACAAGAACATCGCCAGTCACTGGTTCGTCTTTCATGCAAAAAAAACCGAATGGGTCAGATATGGCCTCATTGCAGTGACGATTCTTTTCATTGCCGTCATCACCTCCATTCTCCTTGGTCGCAGCAAAGCCGGACTTGATTTCGAAGAGTAA
- a CDS encoding PACE efflux transporter has translation MRTQADRLRHTIMFEVIGLLTCTPLASWILQKDLIKVGTMSMIISLTAMGCNYLFNIAFDHLLVKLGRRVNDRPPWLRAVHAVSFEASLLTLTVPFVAWWLNLSLWAAFVTDIGFALFFLVYAYLYNWAYDAIFPMPADDPQPVIR, from the coding sequence ATGCGTACTCAAGCAGACAGGCTTCGCCACACAATTATGTTTGAAGTCATAGGACTTCTCACTTGCACCCCCCTTGCATCCTGGATTCTTCAAAAGGATCTTATCAAGGTGGGGACTATGTCCATGATCATTTCGTTGACAGCTATGGGCTGCAATTATCTGTTCAATATCGCCTTTGACCACCTGCTCGTCAAACTGGGCCGTCGGGTGAATGATCGTCCACCGTGGCTCAGAGCTGTTCATGCCGTGAGTTTCGAAGCCAGTTTGCTGACGCTTACTGTTCCTTTCGTGGCATGGTGGTTGAATCTTTCCCTTTGGGCCGCATTTGTGACCGATATCGGTTTTGCCCTTTTCTTTCTGGTCTATGCCTATCTGTACAATTGGGCTTATGACGCCATTTTCCCCATGCCCGCGGATGACCCTCAACCCGTAATTCGGTAG
- a CDS encoding transporter substrate-binding domain-containing protein, which yields MKEVYSAGPEWETFTHRDGTGLYHEVLREVFALYEISVKHEYVPTNRGDELVLAGMADMMTCDDKATSDQLHMSRYPLYVDKYYAFFRKELIGPWHGVETLRGKDVACQLGYYHEWDFPVPVHIRDLSSGVKCLQMVLLERSDFYVDDMLFIKDSIKKSGLSFNRLEYDTKEVGIRSYHPVFNDTERGKTVMQFFDEGIMVLHKAGKLKPIYEKWGHEYPDFDSF from the coding sequence TTGAAAGAAGTTTATTCCGCGGGTCCAGAGTGGGAGACTTTTACGCACAGGGATGGAACCGGGCTGTACCATGAGGTACTTCGAGAAGTATTTGCTTTGTATGAAATTTCTGTGAAGCATGAGTATGTTCCTACAAATCGGGGGGATGAGCTGGTTCTCGCAGGGATGGCAGATATGATGACCTGCGATGACAAAGCTACAAGCGACCAATTGCACATGTCCCGGTATCCTTTGTATGTGGATAAATATTACGCATTTTTCAGAAAAGAGCTGATTGGTCCTTGGCATGGCGTGGAAACTTTACGGGGCAAGGATGTCGCTTGCCAGTTGGGATATTACCATGAATGGGATTTTCCTGTGCCTGTGCACATCCGAGACCTGTCGTCAGGTGTGAAGTGTTTGCAGATGGTTTTACTTGAGCGGTCAGATTTTTACGTGGACGATATGCTGTTCATTAAGGATTCTATCAAAAAGTCGGGACTTTCTTTCAACCGTTTGGAATATGATACGAAAGAAGTGGGTATCAGATCATACCATCCCGTATTTAATGATACGGAACGGGGAAAGACGGTCATGCAGTTTTTTGATGAAGGGATAATGGTTTTGCACAAGGCCGGAAAACTTAAGCCTATTTATGAGAAATGGGGGCATGAATATCCCGACTTTGACAGCTTTTGA
- a CDS encoding YifB family Mg chelatase-like AAA ATPase — MIAKVSCAALMGIDAFKVQLEVDFSRSGMPCFTMVGLAEGAVKESKERVFSALKNCGFKVPPARITVNLAPADVRKAGSAYDLPLAIGILVGMGIIKPENADGWFMAGELSLTGDLKSVPGVLPLALAARQESGKGIIVPASNGREGAVVKDIPVIGASDLGQVVRMLLGEEEVEPTAVDIDTLWNERQSHRVDFGEVKGQEHAKRAIEIAAAGGHNLLFIGPPGSGKTMLAKRIPTVLPPLRFEEALEVTKIYSVAGLLQKDRALMVTRPFRTPHHTISDVGLIGGGRYPQPGETSLAHRGVLFLDEMPEFKKAVLEVLRQPLEDGEVSISRSLMTLKYPADVMLVAAMNPCPCGYMSDDTHTCTCSPLAVQRYRGKISGPLLDRIDLHVDVPAVPYEDLKKARSEVDSATMRAHILAARDIQVQRYEGMYFSLNAELDGSALEEFCALGESEHGFLKQAVESLGLSARAYTRILRISRTIADLAGADEIGVDHLAEAVNYRGMDREG; from the coding sequence ATGATTGCCAAAGTTTCCTGTGCAGCCCTTATGGGCATCGATGCTTTTAAGGTTCAGCTCGAAGTTGATTTTTCCCGTTCCGGGATGCCCTGTTTTACCATGGTTGGTCTTGCCGAGGGCGCTGTTAAAGAGTCCAAGGAGCGAGTGTTTTCTGCGCTTAAGAATTGCGGGTTCAAGGTGCCACCAGCACGGATTACCGTGAATCTGGCTCCGGCTGACGTCCGCAAGGCGGGCAGTGCCTATGATCTGCCGCTCGCCATTGGGATTCTGGTCGGTATGGGCATCATCAAACCAGAAAATGCTGATGGTTGGTTTATGGCGGGAGAACTGTCCTTGACTGGCGACCTCAAGTCGGTCCCCGGTGTTTTGCCTCTGGCGTTGGCGGCGCGACAGGAATCCGGCAAGGGTATCATTGTCCCGGCATCCAACGGACGGGAGGGGGCTGTAGTCAAGGACATCCCGGTTATCGGTGCATCTGACCTTGGACAGGTCGTCCGTATGCTTTTGGGCGAGGAAGAAGTTGAACCTACAGCCGTGGACATCGATACTCTTTGGAATGAACGGCAGTCACATCGTGTGGATTTCGGTGAAGTTAAAGGGCAGGAACACGCCAAGCGCGCCATTGAAATTGCGGCGGCTGGCGGACATAATCTGTTGTTCATCGGGCCTCCCGGATCGGGAAAGACCATGCTTGCCAAGCGTATTCCCACGGTGCTCCCACCTTTGCGTTTTGAAGAAGCTTTGGAAGTGACCAAGATATATTCCGTGGCCGGATTGCTTCAGAAAGACCGTGCCCTTATGGTCACCCGTCCATTCAGGACACCCCATCATACCATTTCGGATGTCGGTCTCATCGGAGGCGGGCGATATCCTCAACCGGGTGAAACGTCCTTGGCACATCGAGGGGTGCTTTTTCTTGATGAAATGCCTGAGTTCAAGAAGGCCGTTCTCGAAGTTTTGCGGCAACCGCTTGAAGATGGGGAAGTCTCGATTTCGCGCTCGCTCATGACGTTAAAATATCCGGCAGATGTAATGCTTGTGGCAGCCATGAACCCGTGTCCGTGCGGGTATATGTCAGACGATACGCATACGTGCACCTGTTCTCCGTTGGCTGTGCAGCGGTATCGAGGGAAAATCTCCGGCCCGCTTCTTGACCGTATCGATTTGCATGTGGACGTGCCTGCGGTTCCCTACGAGGATTTGAAAAAGGCACGAAGTGAGGTGGATTCGGCCACCATGCGTGCTCATATTTTGGCTGCTCGTGATATTCAGGTCCAGCGATATGAGGGGATGTATTTTTCGCTGAACGCTGAACTGGATGGCTCGGCATTGGAAGAGTTTTGCGCCTTGGGGGAATCCGAACACGGATTTCTCAAACAGGCCGTGGAATCGTTGGGGCTATCCGCCAGAGCGTATACTCGTATTTTACGCATAAGTCGCACCATAGCGGATCTAGCCGGAGCTGATGAAATAGGTGTCGACCACCTGGCCGAAGCAGTGAATTACAGGGGTATGGACAGAGAGGGGTAA
- a CDS encoding methyl-accepting chemotaxis protein has product MMKWYQSIRFKIIGMLMLVTLLSASLTGAILFSQYYSSEVTNLEVALKRSAETTLNKIGLDDVKPYVKGGSEKNEFFMNKLHELAAIVDIFDLAYLYVVERTPTGQYRFLMDAAMLTGDPKPLQIYEGAPPELDKVYTSRKMIYPEIYTDEYGTFKSILSPIVVNGETIAVIGADFDASSLQQIRSKVLLTLLIAITISGIIAVLISFYFSRKINTAITAGVTIAESIAEGNLVVDTNYSGKDEIGLMIFTLVKMVKKLRQVVGEVHSVTGNVTSGSEELSSTSIILSQGATEQAASIEEVSASMEEMTANIQQNAGSATETQILANGAAKQAAESGTAVSKSVTAMREIADRISIIEEIARQTNLLALNAAIEAARAGEHGKGFAVVAAEVRKLAERSGLAAGEISQLAVSSVDVADRAGELLGKLVPDIQRTAQLVEEITAASNEQSTGASQINNAIRQLDEVVQQNAAASEEMSSTSEQLSAQAVQLQQTVSFFDLGDASQPSQGMVNRSPREYNKRASVNMEMDGGFKRF; this is encoded by the coding sequence ATGATGAAATGGTATCAGTCGATTCGGTTCAAAATAATTGGAATGCTTATGCTGGTAACGCTCCTGTCGGCAAGTTTGACCGGGGCGATTTTGTTTAGCCAATATTACAGTAGTGAGGTGACCAATCTGGAGGTTGCGCTGAAGAGAAGTGCCGAGACAACTCTGAACAAAATAGGCCTCGACGACGTGAAGCCGTATGTTAAGGGCGGTTCTGAAAAAAACGAATTTTTCATGAATAAACTGCATGAATTGGCTGCAATAGTGGATATTTTTGATCTTGCTTACCTCTATGTCGTCGAACGTACCCCCACTGGCCAGTATAGATTTCTTATGGATGCAGCGATGCTGACAGGCGATCCAAAACCTCTGCAAATCTATGAAGGCGCACCTCCTGAGTTAGATAAGGTCTATACTTCCCGGAAAATGATTTATCCTGAAATTTATACTGATGAATATGGAACATTTAAATCCATTTTGAGCCCAATCGTTGTTAACGGGGAAACCATTGCTGTTATTGGTGCTGATTTTGATGCTTCGTCATTACAACAGATTCGATCCAAGGTTTTGTTAACATTACTTATCGCCATTACTATTTCTGGTATTATTGCGGTGCTAATTTCTTTTTATTTTAGCCGAAAGATCAACACGGCGATTACTGCGGGAGTAACTATTGCCGAATCCATTGCAGAAGGGAATCTTGTCGTTGACACGAATTATTCCGGCAAGGATGAAATCGGTCTCATGATTTTCACTCTTGTGAAAATGGTCAAAAAGTTGAGGCAGGTTGTCGGCGAAGTTCATTCCGTAACGGGCAATGTTACATCAGGGTCGGAAGAGTTGTCTTCAACTTCCATTATTCTTTCACAGGGAGCCACAGAACAAGCCGCTTCCATTGAGGAAGTTTCAGCGAGTATGGAAGAGATGACTGCTAACATTCAACAGAATGCGGGTAGTGCTACTGAGACACAAATTCTTGCTAACGGTGCAGCAAAACAAGCAGCGGAAAGCGGGACGGCTGTTTCTAAATCAGTCACAGCCATGCGCGAAATAGCGGATAGAATCAGTATTATTGAGGAGATCGCCAGACAGACAAATCTTCTTGCTCTCAATGCCGCCATTGAGGCCGCTCGAGCTGGAGAACATGGGAAGGGTTTTGCCGTGGTCGCCGCAGAGGTTCGCAAGCTGGCAGAACGTTCTGGCCTTGCTGCTGGCGAAATCAGTCAGTTGGCGGTGAGCAGTGTCGATGTAGCGGATCGTGCCGGCGAATTGTTGGGCAAATTGGTCCCGGATATTCAGCGTACAGCGCAACTGGTGGAAGAGATTACAGCAGCCAGTAACGAGCAGAGTACGGGGGCTTCTCAGATAAATAACGCCATTCGACAGCTTGATGAAGTCGTGCAGCAGAATGCCGCAGCTTCAGAGGAAATGTCATCCACATCCGAGCAGTTGTCAGCGCAGGCTGTTCAGCTTCAGCAGACAGTTTCTTTCTTTGACCTTGGAGATGCCAGCCAACCCAGTCAGGGAATGGTGAACAGGTCCCCTAGGGAGTATAATAAGAGAGCGTCCGTGAATATGGAGATGGATGGCGGGTTTAAACGTTTCTAA
- a CDS encoding NifB/NifX family molybdenum-iron cluster-binding protein, with product MGRQKKRRMVQQEPDTTYYKPQGIPMQKLKNATITFEDLEALRLADAEGLSQMDGAKAMGVSRATFGRILCAARSIVANALTNGLAIRIEGGHYTLACKGASCPKMQADNSSTTDGEEAMPGMNGNGSGAGGGGRCMGGGQGRKSGQGRCVGGQGRGMGQGQGQGRGMGGGGRGMGGQGMGGGNAGMGRSMGTDNTPQQANTTQQFKDITVKKIAVTSDGPTLNDKVDPRFGRAGGFVIVDLETMNVEYVDNGSSQAMAQGAGIQAAENVANAGAQVLLTGYVGPKAFTALQAAGIKIGQDVDGMTVGEAVEKFKNGEVPMADNANAQSGGNK from the coding sequence ATGGGAAGGCAAAAAAAGCGACGGATGGTGCAACAGGAACCCGACACGACTTATTACAAGCCGCAAGGGATTCCCATGCAAAAACTGAAGAACGCCACGATCACCTTTGAAGACCTTGAAGCGCTTCGCCTTGCGGACGCTGAAGGCCTCTCTCAGATGGATGGGGCCAAGGCGATGGGTGTTTCCCGCGCCACCTTCGGACGAATCCTCTGCGCAGCCAGGTCTATCGTCGCTAATGCGTTGACCAACGGACTCGCCATTCGCATCGAAGGCGGCCATTACACCCTCGCCTGCAAAGGGGCATCTTGCCCCAAAATGCAAGCGGACAACTCGTCCACAACAGATGGAGAAGAAGCTATGCCAGGTATGAATGGAAATGGATCAGGAGCCGGAGGCGGCGGACGATGCATGGGTGGCGGCCAAGGTCGCAAGTCCGGCCAGGGTCGTTGCGTAGGCGGTCAGGGTCGAGGAATGGGCCAAGGTCAAGGCCAGGGCCGTGGAATGGGCGGCGGAGGCCGCGGAATGGGCGGTCAGGGCATGGGCGGCGGCAACGCTGGCATGGGCCGTTCCATGGGAACCGACAATACTCCCCAACAAGCTAATACAACACAACAATTCAAGGATATTACCGTGAAAAAAATTGCAGTTACCAGTGATGGACCGACCCTGAACGACAAAGTTGATCCCCGTTTTGGCCGCGCAGGCGGATTTGTTATCGTTGACCTCGAAACCATGAACGTCGAATACGTAGATAACGGCTCTTCCCAAGCCATGGCTCAGGGTGCTGGAATCCAGGCTGCCGAGAATGTTGCCAATGCAGGTGCTCAGGTACTCCTGACCGGCTATGTTGGTCCCAAGGCCTTCACTGCCCTGCAGGCTGCCGGCATCAAAATCGGTCAGGATGTAGACGGCATGACCGTGGGCGAAGCTGTTGAAAAATTCAAGAACGGCGAAGTTCCCATGGCTGACAACGCCAATGCACAGTCCGGGGGCAACAAGTGA
- a CDS encoding NifB/NifX family molybdenum-iron cluster-binding protein, translated as METLVAVPTAEPGGMDATVDAHFGHCGMYTLVTVADGEVKDVKTVPSCPHEQGGCMAPVQYLADQNVKALISGGMGMRPLMGFNQVGIEVFHGNGAPTVKTAIEAFLRDSLPVFTAEQTCGGGR; from the coding sequence ATGGAAACTCTCGTAGCTGTTCCCACTGCGGAACCCGGTGGCATGGACGCCACTGTTGATGCCCACTTTGGCCACTGCGGCATGTACACTCTCGTGACAGTCGCCGACGGTGAAGTCAAAGACGTAAAAACCGTACCGAGCTGCCCCCACGAACAGGGTGGATGCATGGCTCCGGTGCAGTATCTGGCCGACCAGAACGTCAAGGCCCTGATTTCCGGTGGTATGGGCATGCGCCCACTCATGGGTTTCAACCAGGTTGGCATTGAAGTCTTCCACGGCAATGGTGCTCCCACTGTCAAAACTGCCATTGAAGCTTTCCTGCGTGACAGCCTGCCTGTTTTCACCGCAGAGCAGACCTGCGGCGGCGGCCGATAA
- a CDS encoding SpoIIE family protein phosphatase, with protein MESLINVGGNMVDDGVSMKILLDELEDLRARQAECEDELEEYRAGRKGACAEVDQLREAREKLGLANLIVENSPAVLFRRKADDTYALVYVSENVSQWGYSAKDFLSGKITFEEIGHPDDSQRLHDEIMRYQDLDVEEYAQEYRIKTADGNTRWVSDETSIVRDEDGNRIFNQGVLMDITRRKQVEEALTASESKFRRTIEGAGEGYFFMGGDLTIKEVNDAYCRMIGYEREELMGRRPHDFATLEYQRFLESNKEHFLKQDHRRFEGSMVHKDGHVVPVLVNANTLRTAEGEFLGHVAFVADLTEQKKAVELAGEVQKSLLPKKAPDIPGLDVAGSSVASEVAGGDYFDYLESLDIDHPGLTVAVGDISGHGVDAALLMTTARGFLRMRASQPGTPVQVVTEMNRHLAEDLDGSGRFMTLFYLTLDTEDKIARWVRAGHDPAMIYCPIHDVFTELGADAGLPLGVTHESLYSEQANDLLFGQIIAIGTDGIWESRNREGEMFGKARFKEAVRAHADQSAQEILDSVFEAVYAFTEGAKAEDDITLVIVKYSKEN; from the coding sequence ATGGAATCGTTGATTAATGTTGGGGGAAATATGGTTGATGATGGTGTATCCATGAAAATCCTTTTGGATGAATTGGAAGACCTCAGAGCGCGTCAAGCTGAATGTGAAGACGAGCTGGAGGAATATAGAGCGGGCAGGAAGGGCGCGTGTGCCGAGGTAGACCAGTTACGGGAAGCCCGGGAGAAATTGGGACTTGCCAATCTGATCGTTGAAAATTCTCCGGCAGTGCTTTTCCGGCGTAAGGCCGACGATACGTATGCCCTCGTATATGTGTCTGAGAATGTCAGCCAGTGGGGCTATTCAGCCAAAGATTTTTTGAGTGGCAAGATTACTTTTGAAGAAATCGGCCACCCGGACGACAGTCAACGTCTTCACGATGAAATTATGCGGTATCAAGACCTTGATGTCGAAGAATATGCGCAGGAATATCGTATAAAGACCGCAGATGGCAACACCCGTTGGGTTTCCGATGAAACGTCCATCGTACGCGATGAGGACGGCAACCGGATTTTCAATCAGGGTGTGCTCATGGATATCACCCGCCGCAAGCAGGTGGAGGAAGCCTTGACCGCCAGTGAATCCAAGTTTCGGCGGACGATTGAAGGAGCTGGTGAGGGGTATTTTTTTATGGGCGGAGATTTGACCATCAAGGAAGTCAATGATGCCTATTGTCGGATGATCGGCTATGAGCGTGAGGAGTTGATGGGCAGACGTCCCCATGATTTCGCTACCCTTGAATATCAGCGTTTTCTTGAAAGTAACAAAGAGCATTTTCTTAAACAGGACCACCGTCGTTTTGAAGGGAGTATGGTGCATAAGGACGGCCATGTGGTGCCTGTATTAGTCAATGCCAATACATTGCGGACGGCGGAGGGGGAATTTCTTGGTCATGTGGCTTTTGTGGCAGATTTGACCGAACAGAAAAAAGCAGTGGAGTTGGCAGGAGAAGTACAAAAGAGTCTGCTACCAAAGAAAGCTCCCGATATTCCGGGCCTTGATGTGGCCGGTTCCAGTGTTGCCAGTGAAGTCGCAGGTGGTGATTATTTCGACTATCTGGAAAGTCTGGATATCGATCATCCTGGTTTGACTGTGGCTGTGGGAGATATCTCCGGTCACGGAGTTGATGCGGCCCTGCTTATGACCACGGCGCGGGGTTTTTTGCGTATGCGAGCATCCCAGCCCGGCACACCTGTTCAGGTCGTGACCGAGATGAACCGTCACCTTGCCGAGGATCTGGATGGTTCCGGTCGGTTCATGACACTTTTTTATCTCACGCTGGATACGGAAGATAAAATAGCTCGATGGGTCCGTGCTGGCCATGATCCAGCTATGATTTATTGTCCGATTCATGACGTGTTTACGGAATTGGGCGCGGACGCCGGATTACCGTTGGGGGTGACGCATGAATCCTTATATAGTGAGCAGGCCAACGACCTGCTTTTCGGGCAGATAATCGCCATCGGTACCGATGGTATTTGGGAGTCCCGAAACAGGGAAGGGGAGATGTTTGGCAAGGCCCGTTTCAAGGAAGCGGTGCGTGCCCATGCAGATCAGTCTGCCCAGGAAATTCTGGATAGTGTTTTTGAAGCCGTTTACGCTTTCACTGAAGGGGCCAAGGCAGAAGACGACATAACTCTCGTTATCGTCAAATACAGCAAGGAGAATTGA
- a CDS encoding LysE family translocator has product MFGTHDLILFILSGLLLNITPGQDVFYIVSRGASHGWKGGALAALGVGSGCFVHVFAAALGLSAILATSATAFTVVKYVGAAYLVWIGVSMWCKGNGNAGDAQEKILSRRKVFSQGFWTNALNPKVALFFLAFLPQFVSADAESKPLAFLFLGILFTINGTLINMIWAWSAAKASDVFGGGGKYVHWIKRAAGSLFIGLGIRLAMADSAG; this is encoded by the coding sequence ATGTTCGGCACTCACGACCTCATACTGTTTATTCTTTCCGGGTTGTTGCTGAACATTACTCCTGGGCAGGACGTTTTTTATATTGTGAGTCGAGGGGCTTCGCATGGCTGGAAAGGCGGAGCTTTGGCAGCACTCGGCGTAGGGTCCGGGTGTTTTGTCCATGTTTTTGCCGCAGCACTCGGCCTGTCCGCTATTTTGGCGACATCCGCCACAGCGTTTACCGTCGTCAAGTATGTTGGCGCCGCGTATCTCGTTTGGATCGGGGTGAGTATGTGGTGCAAAGGGAATGGAAACGCTGGCGACGCTCAAGAAAAGATTCTCTCTAGGCGAAAGGTTTTTTCGCAGGGCTTTTGGACGAATGCACTGAATCCCAAAGTCGCGTTGTTTTTTCTTGCTTTTTTGCCTCAGTTTGTGTCGGCGGATGCTGAGTCCAAGCCGTTGGCCTTTCTCTTTCTGGGGATTTTGTTCACGATTAACGGTACCTTGATAAATATGATTTGGGCTTGGTCTGCCGCCAAGGCTTCTGATGTGTTTGGCGGCGGTGGCAAGTATGTCCATTGGATCAAGCGGGCCGCTGGTTCTTTGTTTATTGGTTTGGGTATTCGGCTCGCCATGGCAGACTCGGCGGGATAG